CGACAGCCAGACGGATGCCTTCGCGGATCTGCATGCTTCGACCGTCCTCACGCCGGGACTGGCACGCGCCTCACGTCGCTCTCGATCAATCCGTCGCGCAGGGTGATGATGCGGTGGGCGTGGGCGGCGATGTCGTACTCGTGCGTCACCAGCACGATCGTCTGTCCCTGGCGGTGCAGCTCGTCGAAGAGCGCCATGATCTCCTC
The genomic region above belongs to bacterium and contains:
- a CDS encoding macrolide ABC transporter ATP-binding protein, translating into EEIMALFDELHRQGQTIVLVTHEYDIAAHAHRIITLRDGLIESDVRRVPVPA